From a single Phragmites australis chromosome 7, lpPhrAust1.1, whole genome shotgun sequence genomic region:
- the LOC133923651 gene encoding uncharacterized protein LOC133923651, producing MDAGDHDTSIDHDFFLQGLTGDYDPFDTSDAGDDGPDGEPPVGSHPDPDDAAAVPSSGSTSAHTLASSGSKRSRAGTSEVWQDFERIYKEEDGVSIRYARCYICKNELSAKPSGGTEHLKRHAISCKRKSGAAMKQTVLQYNPDGSVHHWEYDSANARKELCRFIARADLPLNIGSSSRSSDSSSRSSTGTGIPTSGGELTNFIDSDVISHE from the exons atggatgccggtgatcatgatacatccatagatcatgatttttttctccaaggactcacaggggactacgacccctttgataccagtgatgcaggtgatgatggacccgacggtgaacctccggttggttcacatccagatccagatgatgcagcagcagttccatcgtcaggctctacaagtgcgcacacattagcaagcagcgggtctaaaagatcaagagccggtacttccgaagtttggcaagactttgaaaggatctacaaagaggaagatggggtaagtatcaggtatgctaggtgttatatttgtaaaaatgaattatctgcaaagccctcgggtggaacggagcacttgaagaggcacgccataagttgcaagcgaaagagtggagcagccatgaagcagacggtgttgcagtacaaccccgacggctctgttcatcattgggagtacgactctgccaatgctcgaaaagagctatgtcgcttcattgcaagagcggatctaccactcaatatcg gttcttcatcaagaagttcagactcttcgtcacgatcgtctacgggcaccggaattccaacatccggaggggagctaactaacttcatcgacagtgacgttatcagccacgaataa
- the LOC133924941 gene encoding probable protein phosphatase 2C 44, whose amino-acid sequence MVSRMERQTASSSASCSPSAAASPSACGGKKRPDILNMIRSAACLNSSSTDTGKGRSKLSSNKVTHGFHLVEGKSGHDMEDYHVAEYKYEKNHELGLFAIFDGHLGDKVPSYLKTNLFSNIIKEPLFWASPEEAIKNAYRSTNKYILENTKQLGPGGSTAVTAIVVDGKDMWIANVGDSRAVVCERGAANQLTVDHEPHTTNERQRIEKQGGFVTTFPGDVPRVNGQLAVARAFGDQSLKAHLSSEPDIRHVPINSSIEFVILASDGLWKVMRNQEAVDLVKSIKDPQAAAKRLTTEALARKSKDDISCIVIRFRC is encoded by the exons ATGGTCAGCCGGATGGAGCGGCAGACCGCGTCATCGTCGGCGTCCTgctccccctccgccgccgcctccccctcgGCCTGCGGGGGCAAGAAGCGACCTGATATTCTCAACATGATCCGG AGTGCAGCCTGTCTTAATTCATCATCTACTGATACTGGCAAGGGAAGGAGTAAACTGTCAAGCAATAAAGTCACACATGGATTCCACCTGGTGGAAGGCAAGTCTGGCCATGACATGGAAGACTACCATGTAGCAGAGTACAAGTATGAAAAGAACCATGAGCTTGGTCTGTTTGCCATTTTTGATGGGCATTTGGGAGATAAGGTGCCAAGTTACCTGAAAACTAACctttttagcaacataataAAAGAG CCTCTCTTCTGGGCTAGCCCTGAAGAAGCAATAAAAAACGCATACCGCTCTACAAACAAATATATTCTAGAAAATACCAAACAACTTGGACCAGGTGGTTCAACAGCAGTTACCGCAATTGTAGTTGATGGTAAGGATATGTGGATAGCAAACGTGGGTGACTCACGGGCTGTTGTTTGCGAGAGAGGTGCTGCTAATCAGCTCACTGTTGACCATGAGCCCCATACAACTAATGAAAGACAGAGGATTGAAAAGCAGGGTGGCTTTGTGACAACATTTCCTG GTGATGTTCCTCGGGTAAATGGCCAACTTGCTGTTGCTAGGGCATTTGGTGACCAAAGCCTCAAGGCCCACTTGAGTTCAGAACCTGACATTAGGCATGTACCAATAAACTCAAGTATCGAGTTCGTCATTCTTGCCAGCGATGGATTATGGAAG GTAATGAGGAATCAGGAAGCCGTTGATCTCGTGAAGTCAATCAAGGACCCCCAGGCAGCAGCGAAGAGACTGACGACCGAAGCACTTGCAAGGAAGAGCAAGGACGATATCTCTTGCATCGTCATCCGTTTTCGCTGCTGA